The Streptomyces sp. NBC_00162 genome window below encodes:
- a CDS encoding GuaB1 family IMP dehydrogenase-related protein yields the protein MDPSIDWDVQHVRFLNDQKPPYDLTYDDVFMVPSRSAVGSRQAVDLSAPDGTGTTIPLVVANMTAIAGRRMAETVARRGGIVVIPQDIPIEIVTDVISWVKTRHHVLDTPITLAPTQTVADALSLLPKRAHGAGVVVDDEGRPIGVVTDHDLTGVDRFTQLSEVMSKELLLIDADIDPREAFNKLDAGHRKLAPAVDKDGKLVGILTRKGALRATLYTPATDAGGKLRIAAAVGINGDFAAKAKQLLDAGVDTLVIDTAHGHQESMINAIKAVRALDPQVPIVAGNIVAAEGVRDLIEAGADIIKVGVGPGAMCTTRMMTGVGRPQFSAVLECAAEAKKYGKHVWADGGVRHPRDVAMALAAGASNVMIGSWFAGTYESPGDLQQSADGRLYKESFGMASARAVQNRTSEESAYDRARKGLFEEGISTSRMFLDPARPGVEDLIDSIIAGVRSSCTYAGAGSLAEFEEKAVVGVQSAAGYAEGKPLHASWS from the coding sequence ATGGATCCTTCGATCGACTGGGATGTTCAGCACGTGCGTTTCCTCAATGACCAGAAGCCGCCGTACGACCTGACGTACGACGATGTGTTCATGGTGCCGAGCCGCTCCGCGGTGGGCTCCCGTCAGGCCGTCGACCTTTCCGCGCCCGACGGCACCGGCACCACCATTCCGCTCGTCGTGGCGAACATGACCGCGATCGCGGGCCGCCGGATGGCCGAGACGGTCGCCCGCCGCGGCGGGATCGTCGTCATCCCGCAGGACATCCCGATCGAGATCGTCACCGACGTCATCTCCTGGGTGAAGACCCGCCACCACGTGCTCGACACCCCGATCACGCTGGCGCCCACCCAGACCGTCGCCGACGCGCTGTCCCTGCTGCCCAAGCGCGCCCACGGCGCCGGCGTCGTCGTCGACGACGAGGGCCGCCCGATCGGCGTCGTCACCGACCACGACCTCACCGGCGTGGACCGCTTCACCCAGCTCTCCGAGGTCATGTCGAAGGAGCTGCTGCTCATCGACGCCGACATCGACCCCCGCGAGGCGTTCAACAAGCTCGACGCGGGCCACCGCAAGCTGGCCCCGGCCGTCGACAAGGACGGCAAGCTCGTCGGCATCCTCACCCGCAAGGGCGCGCTGCGCGCGACCCTGTACACGCCGGCCACCGACGCGGGCGGGAAGCTGCGCATCGCGGCCGCCGTCGGCATCAACGGCGACTTCGCGGCCAAGGCCAAGCAGCTGCTCGACGCGGGCGTGGACACGCTCGTCATCGACACGGCGCACGGCCACCAGGAGTCGATGATCAACGCGATCAAGGCCGTCCGCGCGCTGGACCCGCAGGTCCCGATCGTGGCCGGCAACATCGTCGCCGCCGAGGGCGTGCGCGATCTGATCGAGGCCGGCGCGGACATCATCAAGGTCGGTGTGGGCCCCGGCGCCATGTGCACCACCCGCATGATGACCGGCGTGGGCCGCCCGCAGTTCTCCGCGGTGCTGGAGTGCGCGGCGGAGGCCAAGAAGTACGGCAAGCACGTGTGGGCCGACGGCGGCGTCCGTCACCCGCGTGACGTGGCGATGGCGCTTGCCGCCGGTGCGTCCAACGTCATGATCGGCTCCTGGTTCGCCGGTACGTACGAGTCCCCGGGTGACCTCCAGCAGTCCGCCGACGGGCGCCTGTACAAGGAGTCCTTCGGCATGGCCTCGGCGCGTGCGGTGCAGAACCGTACGAGCGAGGAGTCGGCCTACGACCGTGCCCGCAAGGGTCTGTTCGAGGAGGGCATCTCCACCTCGCGGATGTTCCTCGACCCGGCCCGTCCGGGCGTCGAGGACCTGATCGACTCGATCATCGCGGGTGTGCGGTCGTCGTGCACCTACGCCGGTGCGGGCTCCCTCGCGGAGTTCGAGGAGAAGGCGGTCGTTGGTGTCCAGTCGGCCGCTGGCTACGCGGAGGGCAAGCCGCTGCACGCCAGCTGGAGCTAG
- a CDS encoding sigma-70 family RNA polymerase sigma factor — MTSTSTAVTSTSTLPRHTDAHALARLHKEHGKALYAFLLGLTFGDRHRAEDLVQETLFRAWKHPEALESAHASMRPWLYTVGRRLAIDARRARQVRPAEVGPDALEFSPAADDRTEQAVAVLDVREALRLLSPEHRAVLVQIYFRGASVCEAAEALGVPPGTVKSRTYYALRALRAVMPGYGPGAPDARAAA; from the coding sequence GTGACCAGTACCAGCACCGCCGTGACCAGTACCAGCACCCTCCCCCGCCACACCGACGCACACGCACTCGCCCGGCTGCACAAGGAGCACGGCAAAGCCCTTTACGCCTTCCTCCTCGGCCTGACCTTCGGCGACCGCCACCGTGCCGAGGACCTCGTCCAGGAGACCCTCTTCCGCGCCTGGAAGCACCCCGAGGCGCTGGAGAGCGCCCACGCCTCCATGCGGCCCTGGCTGTACACCGTGGGCCGGCGCCTCGCCATCGACGCCCGGCGGGCCCGCCAGGTGCGCCCCGCCGAGGTCGGGCCGGACGCCCTGGAGTTCTCCCCGGCCGCCGACGACCGCACCGAGCAGGCCGTCGCCGTCCTCGACGTCCGCGAAGCCCTGCGATTACTCAGCCCCGAGCACCGCGCCGTGCTCGTACAGATCTACTTCCGCGGGGCCTCGGTCTGCGAGGCCGCCGAGGCGCTCGGAGTGCCGCCCGGGACCGTGAAGTCCCGTACCTACTACGCCTTGCGGGCACTGCGCGCCGTCATGCCCGGCTACGGCCCCGGCGCCCCCGACGCACGGGCCGCCGCCTGA